The following are encoded in a window of Pseudomonas multiresinivorans genomic DNA:
- a CDS encoding glycerate kinase type-2 family protein, with the protein MSLDPRAFLRELFDTAIAAAHPAQVLAQHLPTDKGGRTIVIGAGKAAGAMAEVAEQHWNGQVEGLVVAPYGYGAQCRSIEVVEASHPVPDDAGERVARRVLELISGLSENDRVIFLLSGGGSALLALPAEGISLDDKRSVNKALLKSGAAISEMNCVRKHLSAIKGGRLARACWPASVYTYAISDVPGDEATVIASGPTVGDPTTSADALAILKRYAIEVPANVRAWLEDPRSETVKPGDECLSRSHFKLIATPQHAIDAVAAKAEAAGIPTLILGDLEGESREVAKVHAGIARQVRKYGQPLKAPCLILSGGETTVTVRGNGRGGRNAEFLLSLTADLKGEPNIWALAGDTDGIDGMESNAGALMSPCSYSRATKAGLNPLHELDNNNGYGFFAELGDLVITKPTRTNVNDFRAILVLENDK; encoded by the coding sequence ATGAGCCTGGACCCACGCGCCTTCCTGCGCGAGCTGTTCGACACCGCCATCGCCGCCGCGCATCCGGCCCAGGTACTGGCGCAGCACCTGCCCACCGATAAAGGTGGCCGCACCATCGTCATCGGCGCCGGCAAGGCCGCCGGGGCCATGGCCGAAGTCGCCGAGCAACACTGGAACGGCCAGGTCGAAGGCCTGGTCGTCGCGCCCTACGGCTACGGCGCGCAGTGCCGCAGCATCGAAGTGGTGGAAGCCTCGCACCCGGTGCCGGACGATGCCGGTGAACGCGTCGCGCGCCGCGTGCTGGAGCTGATCAGCGGCCTGTCCGAAAACGACCGGGTGATCTTCCTGCTCTCCGGTGGCGGCTCTGCCCTGCTCGCCCTGCCGGCCGAAGGCATCAGCCTCGACGACAAGCGCAGCGTGAACAAGGCCCTGCTGAAATCCGGCGCCGCCATCAGCGAAATGAACTGCGTGCGCAAGCACCTCTCGGCCATCAAGGGCGGCCGCCTGGCACGCGCCTGCTGGCCGGCCAGCGTGTACACCTACGCGATTTCCGACGTGCCCGGCGACGAGGCCACGGTGATCGCCTCCGGCCCCACCGTGGGCGACCCGACCACCTCGGCCGACGCCCTGGCGATCCTCAAGCGCTACGCCATCGAAGTCCCGGCGAACGTGCGCGCGTGGCTGGAAGACCCACGCTCGGAAACGGTAAAGCCTGGTGACGAATGCCTGTCGCGCAGCCACTTCAAGCTGATCGCCACACCCCAGCATGCCATCGACGCCGTGGCGGCCAAGGCCGAAGCCGCTGGTATTCCGACGCTGATCCTGGGCGACCTGGAAGGCGAGTCCCGCGAAGTGGCCAAGGTCCACGCCGGCATCGCCCGGCAGGTTCGCAAGTACGGCCAGCCGCTGAAGGCGCCGTGCCTGATCCTCTCCGGTGGCGAGACCACCGTGACCGTGCGCGGCAATGGCCGCGGCGGACGCAATGCCGAGTTTCTCCTCAGCCTCACCGCCGACCTGAAAGGTGAACCGAACATCTGGGCCCTGGCGGGGGACACCGACGGCATCGACGGCATGGAAAGCAACGCCGGTGCCCTGATGAGTCCGTGCAGCTACAGCCGCGCCACCAAGGCCGGCCTGAATCCGCTGCACGAGCTCGACAACAACAACGGCTACGGCTTCTTCGCCGAACTGGGCGAC
- a CDS encoding 2-hydroxy-3-oxopropionate reductase: protein MAKIGFIGTGIMGLPMAQNLQKAGHQIFVSTHHDAAPAALVEGGAIGLANPKEVAQEAEFIIVMVPDTPQVEDVLFRKDGIAEGVGPNKVVIDMSSISPTATKTFAEKIKATGAQYLDAPVSGGEVGAKAASLSIMVGGCPNTFERALPLFQAMGKNITRVGGNGDGQTAKVANQIIVALNIQAVAEALLFAAKNGADPAKVREALMGGFASSRILEVHGDRMVKGTFDPGFRISLHQKDLNLALAGARELGLNLPNTANAQQVFSTCAAIGGSNWDHSGLIKGLEHMANFSIRKD, encoded by the coding sequence ATGGCCAAAATCGGATTCATCGGCACCGGCATCATGGGCCTGCCCATGGCGCAGAACCTGCAGAAAGCCGGTCACCAGATCTTCGTTTCTACCCACCACGATGCAGCCCCGGCTGCCCTGGTCGAAGGCGGTGCCATCGGCCTGGCCAATCCCAAGGAAGTGGCCCAGGAAGCCGAGTTCATCATCGTGATGGTCCCGGATACCCCACAGGTCGAAGACGTGCTGTTCCGCAAGGACGGCATCGCCGAAGGCGTAGGCCCGAACAAGGTGGTGATCGACATGAGCTCGATCTCCCCCACCGCCACCAAGACCTTCGCCGAGAAGATCAAGGCCACTGGCGCGCAATACCTGGACGCCCCGGTTTCCGGCGGTGAAGTCGGCGCCAAGGCCGCTTCCCTGAGCATCATGGTCGGCGGCTGCCCGAACACCTTCGAACGCGCCCTGCCGCTGTTCCAGGCCATGGGCAAGAACATCACCCGCGTCGGCGGCAATGGCGATGGCCAGACCGCCAAGGTGGCCAACCAGATCATCGTCGCCCTGAACATCCAGGCCGTCGCCGAAGCCCTGCTGTTCGCCGCCAAGAATGGCGCGGACCCGGCCAAGGTGCGTGAAGCGCTGATGGGCGGCTTCGCCTCCTCGCGCATCCTCGAAGTGCACGGCGACCGCATGGTCAAGGGCACCTTCGATCCGGGCTTCCGCATCAGCCTGCACCAGAAGGACCTCAACCTGGCCCTGGCCGGCGCGCGCGAACTGGGCCTGAACCTGCCCAACACCGCCAACGCCCAGCAAGTGTTCAGCACCTGCGCGGCCATCGGCGGCAGCAACTGGGACCACTCCGGCCTGATCAAGGGCCTGGAGCACATGGCCAACTTCTCCATCCGCAAGGACTGA